One part of the Vitis riparia cultivar Riparia Gloire de Montpellier isolate 1030 chromosome 6, EGFV_Vit.rip_1.0, whole genome shotgun sequence genome encodes these proteins:
- the LOC117916459 gene encoding formate--tetrahydrofolate ligase, whose amino-acid sequence MSTSSKTHRKLNVLSPVPADIDIANSVVPFHISEIAQELNLDPSHYDLYGKYKAKVLLSVLDALQGSGDGYYIVVGGITPTPLGEGKSTTTVGLCQALGAFLDKKVVTCLRQPSQGPTFGIKGGAAGGGYSQVIPMDEFNLHLTGDIHAITAANNLLAAAIDTRIFHEASQSDKALFNRLCPPNKEGKRSFSSIMFRRLNKLGISKTKPEDLTSEEVKKFARLDIDPDSITWRRVMDVNDRFLRKITIGQGPEEKGMVRETGFDISVASEIMAVLALTTSLADMRERLGKMVIGNSKAGEPITADDLGVGGALTVLMKDAINPTLMQTLEGTPVLVHAGPFANIAHGNSSVVADKIALKLVGPGGFVVTEAGFGADIGTEKFMNIKCRYSGLTPQCAVIVATIRALKMHGGGPEVVAGKPLDRAYLTENVALVEVGCVNLARHISNTRAYGVNVVVAVNMFSTDSEAELNAVKNAALFAGAYDAVVCTHHAHGGRGAVDLGIAVQRACETVAQPLKFLYPLDISIKEKIEEIAKSYGASGVEYSEQAEKQIEMYSRQGFSNLPICMAKTQYSFSHTASEKGAPTGFVLPIRDVRASIGAGFIYPLVGTMSTMPGLPTRPCFYEIDLDTTTGKVIGLS is encoded by the exons ATGAGTACATCGTCGAAAACACATAGGAAACTGAATGTGCTGTCCCCTGTTCCGGCCGACATCGATATTGCCAACTCAGTGGTGCCCTTTCACATCTCCGAGATTGCCCAAGAGCTCAATCTCGATCCAAGTCATTACGATCTATATGGAAAGTACAAGGCCAAG GTGTTGCTATCTGTGCTAGATGCTCTTCAAGGAAGTGGAGATGGGTACTATATTGTTGTTGGAGGAATTACACCAACCCCTCTTGGTGAAGGCAAGTCTACTACCACTGTTGGTCTCTGTCAAGCTTTGGGAGCTTTTCTTGATAAAAAG GTTGTCACCTGCCTTCGTCAACCATCACAAGGACCAACTTTTGGAATTAAAGGAGGTGCAGCAGGTGGTGGTTATAGTCAAGTGATTCCCATGGACGAGTTCAATCTTCACCTAACGGGAGATATCCATGCAATAACAGCTGCAAACAATTTATTAGCTGCAGCCATTGATACCCGAATTTTCCATGAGGCATCCCAATCAGATAAGGCTCTCTTCAACCGGTTATGTCCAccaaataaagaaggaaagcGTAGCTTTAGTTCCATCATGTTTAGGCGCCTGAATAAACTCGGCATCTCAAAGACAAAGCCCGAGGATCTTACATCAGAAGAAGTCAAGAAATTTGCCAGGCTTGATATTGACCCTGATTCTATAACATGGAGAAGGGTTATGGATGTCAATGACCGTTTCTTGAGGAAGATTACTATTGGACAAGGGCCTGAAGAAAAGGGTATGGTGAGAGAAACGGGTTTTGATATATCGGTTGCTAGTGAAATCATGGCTGTTTTGGCTCTCACAACATCTCTAGCTGATATGAGAGAGAGACTTGGGAAAATGGTGATTGGAAACAGTAAGGCTGGAGAGCCTATAACTGCGGATGATCTTGGGGTTGGAGGTGCTTTGACTGTGCTAATGAAGGACGCCATTAATCCAACTTTGATGCAGACTCTTGAGGGAACTCCTGTTCTTGTGCATGCCGGCCCTTTCGCAAATATTGCTCATGGGAATTCATCTGTTGTGGCTGATAAGATTGCATTGAAGCTTGTGGGACCAGGTGGGTTTGTCGTCACAGAGGCTGGTTTTGGTGCTGATATTGGAACAGAGAAGTTCATGAATATAAAGTGCAGATATAGTGGTTTAACACCTCAGTGCGCAGTTATTGTGGCAACAATTAGGGCACTAAAAATGCATGGTGGTGGCCCGGAAGTTGTTGCTGGGAAGCCCCTTGACCGTGCCTACCTGACTGAGAATGTTGCTCTGGTTGAAGTTGGCTGTGTGAATCTGGCCAGGCATATTTCAAACACAAGGGCTTATGGTGTGAATGTTGTGGTTGCTGTGAACATGTTCTCAACTGACTCTGAAGCAGAACTAAATGCAGTAAAAAATGCAGCATTGTTTGCTGGGGCCTATGATGCCGTAGTTTGTACTCATCATGCCCATGGTGGACGAGGAGCG GTGGACCTAGGTATTGCAGTTCAAAGAGCCTGTGAGACTGTGGCACAGCCATTGAAGTTTTTATATCCTTTGGATATTAGTATCAAggagaaaatagaggaaatagCCAAGTCGTACGGTGCCAGCGGTGTTGAATACTCAGAACAG GCTGAGAAACAGATTGAGATGTACAGTAGACAAGGGTTTTCTAATCTGCCCATCTGCATGGCCAAGACCCAGTACTCATTTTCACACACCGCTTCTGAGAAGGGAGCCCCAACTGGATTTGTCTTACCAATAAGGGATGTGAGGGCGAGCATTGGAGCCGGATTCATTTATCCTTTGGTTGGGACAATGAGTACAATGCCAGGGCTTCCTACCAGGCCATGCTTTTATGAGATTGATCTCGACACAACCACTGGTAAGGTTATTGGGCTTTCTTGA
- the LOC117915793 gene encoding peroxidase A2-like produces the protein MKMCSQVVGLLILGVFLLGGSPSYGQLSATYYDDTCPNASSIVGGVIQEAFTSDVRIGASLIRLHFHDCFVNGCDGSLLLDNTETIVSEKDAVPNANSTRGFEVVDSIKTALESSCPGIVSCADILAIAAEASVSMSGGPSWTVLLGRRDGSIANQSGANTALPNPRQNITTLKTVFEAVGLNTTTDLVALSGAHTFGRGACRFFSDRIYNFSGTESPDPSLNSTYLATLSALCPQDGDGTVLADLDPTTPDGFDKNYFSNLQENRGLLQSDQELFSTTGSDTIDIVNSFASNETAFFESFVESMIRMGNISPLTGTEGEIRLDCRKVNNDSSGSADVLVSSI, from the exons ATGAAAATGTGTTCTCAGGTAGTAGGGCTGCTCATCCTTGGTGTGTTTCTGCTTGGGGGATCACCTTCCTATGGTCAGCTGAGCGCAACGTATTATGACGATACGTGCCCAAATGCATCAAGTATTGTAGGTGGGGTAATCCAGGAGGCTTTTACTTCGGATGTTAGGATAGGCGCCAGCCTCATTAGGCTTCATTTCCATGACTGCTTCGTCAAT GGTTGTGATGGCTCGCTTTTGCTGGACAACACGGAAACCATAGTAAGCGAGAAAGATGCAGTTCCAAATGCAAACTCAACGAGGGGCTTTGAGGTTGTTGACAGCATCAAGACCGCGCTGGAGAGCTCTTGCCCAGGCATCGTCTCCTGTGCTGATATTCTCGCCATTGCAGCTGAGGCATCAGTTTCTATG TCAGGAGGTCCGTCGTGGACAGTTCTACTAGGAAGAAGGGATGGCAGCATAGCAAACCAATCTGGTGCCAATACCGCCCTTCCAAATCCCAGACAAAACATTACTACGCTCAAGACTGTGTTTGAAGCAGTTGGCCTTAACACTACCACTGATCTGGTTGCACTATCTG GTGCTCACACATTTGGAAGGGGTGCATGCCGATTTTTCAGCGATCGTATATACAATTTCAGTGGCACAGAAAGTCCTGACCCGTCGCTGAACTCAACTTACTTAGCGACACTAAGCGCATTATGCCCTCAAGATGGGGATGGGACTGTCCTAGCTGACCTTGACCCCACGACACCAGATGGTTTTGACAAAAACTACTTTTCTAACCTTCAAGAGAACCGAGGCCTGCTGCAGAGTGATCAGGAGCTGTTTTCAACTACTGGGTCTGATACAATTGATATTGTTAATTCATTCGCCAGTAATGAAACTGCTTTCTTTGAGAGCTTTGTTGAATCCATGATAAGAATGGGGAATATCAGCCCATTAACAGGGACTGAAGGTGAGATCCGATTGGACTGCAGGAAGGTTAACAACGATTCATCAGGATCAGCTGATGTTTTGGTTAGCTCAATTTGA
- the LOC117916794 gene encoding lignin-forming anionic peroxidase-like, whose amino-acid sequence MMSSSQLLAAALFLAAVLGGSNAQLSATFYDTSCPNISSIVQGIIEQAQNSDVRINAKLIRLHFHDCFVDGCDGSILLDNADGIASEKDASPNINSVDGFSVVDDIKTALENVCPGVVSCADILAIASQISVSLAGGPTWQVLFGRRDSTTANQAGANSDIPTALETLEQITQKFTNKGLDSTDLVALSGAHTFGRAQCRTFSHRLYDFNSSSSPDPTIDATYLQTLQGTCPQDGDGTVVANLDPSTPNGFDNDYFTNLQNNRGLLQTDQEMFSTTGADTIAIVNQFASSQREFFDAFAQSMINMGNISPLTGSNGEIRADCKRVNA is encoded by the exons atGATGTCTTCATCTCAGTTGCTAGCAGCAGCTCTCTTCTTAGCAGCTGTTCTTGGGGGTTCTAATGCTCAGCTCAGCGCGACGTTCTACGATACCTCGTGCCCAAATATATCTAGTATTGTGCAGGGTATCATTGAGCAGGCTCAGAACAGCGATGTTCGAATTAATGCCAAACTGATTCGCCTCCATTTCCATGATTGTTTTGTCGAT GGATGCGATGGATCGATTTTGCTGGACAATGCAGATGGTATAGCGAGCGAGAAAGACGCGAGCCCGAATATAAACTCAGTAGACGGATTCTCAGTAGTCGACGACATCAAAACCGCACTGGAGAATGTCTGCCCAGGCGTCGTCTCCTGCGCTGATATTCTGGCCATTGCATCCCAAATTTCGGTTTCCTtg GCAGGAGGTCCAACATGGCAGGTCTTATTCGGTAGAAGGGATAGTACGACAGCTAACCAAGCTGGGGCTAATAGCGACATCCCAACCGCACTTGAAACCCTTGAACAAATCACACAGAAGTTTACCAATAAGGGACTTGACTCCACTGATTTAGTCGCATTATCTG GTGCACATACATTTGGGCGCGCCCAATGCAGAACTTTCAGCCATCGCCTTTACGACTTTAACAGCTCAAGCAGTCCTGATCCGACCATCGACGCAACATACCTGCAGACCCTTCAAGGAACGTGCCCTCAAGACGGGGATGGAACCGTTGTGGCGAATCTCGACCCCTCGACTCCAAATGGCTTTGACAATGACTACTTTACAAACCTTCAAAACAACCGAGGGCTTCTGCAGACTGATCAAGAGATGTTTTCAACTACTGGGGCTGACACCATTGCCATTGTAAACCAGTTTGCCAGCAGCCAGAGGGAGTTCTTTGATGCCTTTGCTCAGTCCATGATAAATATGGGGAATATAAGCCCTTTGACGGGGAGCAATGGGGAGATTAGAGCTGATTGCAAAAGGGTCAATGCATGA